One window of the Micropterus dolomieu isolate WLL.071019.BEF.003 ecotype Adirondacks linkage group LG08, ASM2129224v1, whole genome shotgun sequence genome contains the following:
- the LOC123975001 gene encoding ralBP1-associated Eps domain-containing protein 1-like — MESLTLTDIEQKYYSDLFVYCDTDNTKKVASNGRVLDLFRAAQLPSEVVLQITELCGATRLGHFGRSQFYIALKLIAVAQAGLPLRVESLNSVKDLPLPRFVVGKNEAEARHAALYQDTDSQGLYPGSATAVIPRPPGRGLQNKKGPPSSTSLPVHEVIQPLAPSIEPQPEPTSPVVSPHQSPPTSPHSWRKHKRQHSGGNAERQPVVAAAGAVWTQFREPQAGPVPSDGMWPSHSPPPPGQESWVSFTADTPPSSHPLPAMHPSSVQESTTIRTVASAAMTNEIQRQSSSYDDPWKITDEQRQYYINQFKTIQPDLTGFIPGSAAKEFFTKSKLPILELSHIWELSDFDKDGALTLDEFCAAFHLVVARKNGYDLPEKLPESLMPKLIDLDDSAGLIKPGEG; from the exons ATGGAAAGTCTAACGTTGACTGATATCGAGCAGAAATATTACTCGGATTTGTTCGTTTACTGCGACACGGACAACACCAAAAAAGTGGCTTCCAATGGGAGAGTTCTTGACCTTTTCCGGGCGGCCCAGCTACCAAGCGAAGTAGtcctgcag ATCACAGAGCTATGTGGAGCCACTCGGCTGGGTCACTTCGGGCGCAGCCAGTTCTACATCGCTCTGAAGCTCATTGCCGTTGCCCAGGCCGGTCTGCCCCTGAGGGTGGAAAGCCTCAACTCGG TCAAAGACCTGCCGCTGCCCAGGTTCGTGGTGGGGAAGAACGAGGCGGAGGCGAGGCACGCAGCGCTGTACCAGGACACAGACAGTCAGGGGTTGTACCCGGGCTCTGCCACCGCCGTAATACCCAGACCACCAGGCCGGGGTCTCCAGAACAAGAAGGGTCCCCCATCATCCACTTCACTTCCTGTCCACGAGGTTATCCAGCCTCTGGCACCCAGCATAGAACCACAG CCTGAGCCGACATCCCCGGTGGTCTCCCCTCACCAGTCCCCACCCACCTCCCCTCACTCGTGGAGGAAACACAAGCGGCAGCACAGCGGAGGAAACGCAGAAAGACAGCCGGTGGTGGCTGCAGCTGGAGCTGTGTGGACGCAGTTCAGAGAACCACAAGCAG GTCCAGTGCCCAGTGATGGCATGTGGCCCTCCCACTCGCCACCCCCTCCAGGTCAGGAAAGTTGGGTCAGTTTCACAGCGGACACCCCGCCATCCAGCCATCCGCTCCCAGCAATGCACCCCTCCTCAGTCCAG GAAAGCACAACGATACGAACTGTGGCCTCAGCAGCAATGACCAATGAGATCCAGCGACAGTCCAGCAGTTACGACGATCCGTGGAAGATCACGGATGAGCAGAGACAGTATTATATTAACCAGTTCAAAACCATCCAGCCAGACCTCACCGGCTTCATCCCTG GTTCAGCCGCAAAAGAGTTTTTCACCAAATCAAAACTACCTATTTTAGAGTTGTCACATATTTG GGAGCTGTCAGACTTCGATAAAGACGGAGCGCTGACCCTGGATGAGTTCTGCGCTGCCTTCCACCTGGTTGTGGCCAGGAAGAATGGCTACGACCTCCCTGAGAAGCTGCCTGAGAGTCTGATGCCAAAGCTGATTGACCTGGATGACTCAGCAG GCCTTATAAAGCCTGGGGAAGGTTAA
- the abracl gene encoding costars family protein ABRACL isoform X1, whose amino-acid sequence MQQHYPPEPIDQRVVHHLIKNQEELEATMDVSHEINLLVQEIQRLGSKNDDGQTSVKFGVLFNDEQCANIFEALVGTLKAAKKRKVINFQGELLLQGVHDNTEIVLL is encoded by the exons ATGCAGCAACATTATCCACCGGAGCCGATCGATCAGCGAGTCGTCCATCATCTAATTAAAAATCAAGAAGAACTAGAAG CAACTATGGATGTCTCTCATGAAATAAATTTGCTGGTGCAGGAGATTCAGCGGCTTGGCAGTAAAA ATGACGATGGTCAAACCAGCGTGAAGTTTGGCGTCCTGTTTAATGACGAACAGTGTGCCAATATATTCGAGGCGTTGGTGGGCACCCTGAAGGCAGCCAAGAAGAGGAAGGTGATCAACTTCCAGGGCGAGTTGCTTCTACAGGGCGTCCACGATAACACTGAGATTGTCCTGCTCTAA
- the abracl gene encoding costars family protein ABRACL isoform X2: MDVSHEINLLVQEIQRLGSKNDDGQTSVKFGVLFNDEQCANIFEALVGTLKAAKKRKVINFQGELLLQGVHDNTEIVLL, translated from the exons ATGGATGTCTCTCATGAAATAAATTTGCTGGTGCAGGAGATTCAGCGGCTTGGCAGTAAAA ATGACGATGGTCAAACCAGCGTGAAGTTTGGCGTCCTGTTTAATGACGAACAGTGTGCCAATATATTCGAGGCGTTGGTGGGCACCCTGAAGGCAGCCAAGAAGAGGAAGGTGATCAACTTCCAGGGCGAGTTGCTTCTACAGGGCGTCCACGATAACACTGAGATTGTCCTGCTCTAA